Within the Pseudomonas sp. SL4(2022) genome, the region CGTACATGGCGCGCTGGCCCCAGTCGATGCGGCGCACTTCTTTCTGGTCGAGGCCGGCCAGGTCGGCTTCGGGGAAGATCACCCGGCTGAGCAGGTGATTGATAAAGCGCGAGCGCCCGCTGCGGAATGTCGGCAGGGCGCTGCTGGCCAGGCCCAGGTTGCGGCCGATGCCGCTGGTGCTTGGGTCGAGCTGGTTGTTCAGCTCCGGTGCGCTGGTCAGGTAGAAGCCGCGCAACTGGCTGGCACGCTGGTAGCGGTTGCCGCTGAAGGCCAGCTCGCTGAACAGGCACAGGCGCTCGCCGAGCAGGCCCAACTGGTGCGGGAAATCGAGGATACGGCCCCTCCGCTGGGTATCGCGCTCCTGGTGCATGCGCAAGATCACTTGGCTGTTGAGGCGGCGCAGCAGTTCTTCGAACTCCTGACGAATCACCTGCACGTCAGTGGCGTTCTGCTCCTTGCGGAAGCTGGCGCCGAGCACCTGATCGCTTTCTTCGCGCGACAGCTGGTCGAAGAATTCATCGAAGCCCAATACCTTGTCGGCCTTGCTCAGCACCAGGTACACCGGCACATCGGCACCCAGACGCTGGTGAATATCCTGCAGACGCTGACGGGTCTGGCGGGCGAGGTTTTCCAGTTCGATTTCGCTGCCACCTTGCAGCTGCTCCACCGGGATGGTCACCAGCACACCGTTCAGCGGGCGCGCACGGCGTTTGCGCAGCAGGCCCAGTAGGGTGTCCCAGGCGCGGCCGTCGATGGCCGGGTCGGGTTGGGTCAGGTAGCGCCCGGCTGTGTCGATCAGCACGGCGTGGTCGGCGAAGTACCAGTCGGCATAACGGGTGCCGGAAACGTCCTTGGTCAGACGTTGCTGGTCCGCGCGGTTGAGCGGGAAATCCAGGCCGGAAAAATCCAGCAGGCTGGTTTTGCCGCTGCTCTGTGGGCCGAGCAGCAGGTACCAGGGCAGCTCATTGCGCCATTTTTCGCTGCGGCCGCGGTACAGGCTGGAGCGTTTGAGGGTGTGCAGGGCCAGCTTGAAACGATTGCGCAGCTCACTCTGCTCTTCGTCGATCAAACCCTCGCGACGCAGACGCTCTTGGGCGTCGGCGTCATCTTCTTCGGCCTGCTTGCGGGCGGTGGCCTTCCAGCTGGCGAACACCATGGCCAGGCCCCAGATCAGGAACAGCAGGCTGATGCTCAGCAGACGGCTGGTGGCCGATTCCCAGAACTTGTAATCGTTGACCGCCAGCAGCGGGCCGACAAACCACACCAGCAGCGCCAGAACCAATACCAGACACAGGCTCCACACCCAGGTCTTGCGGAAAAATGCGGCTAATTTGCCGAAAAAAGGCTTCATTTCGTCTCATCCATGAATGCACCCGAAGACGGGTCAAGTTGCGCGTACGGCTGCAGAATCGTTTCGCGTTGTTCACCCAAGACCCAGGCAAAACCGCTGTACATCACCACCAGGCAAACCACGGTGAACAGTGCCACCAGCCACCACGGCACGATGCGTACCAGCCGTCGGCGGGTGTCTTTCAGGCCCTGCCAGTGCGGCGACACTTCACGCGGCACGTCACCGCGTAGCTGGCGGATCTGCCGATAGAGGCTGTCACGCACCGCTTCCAGTTCGAGCATGCCGCGCGGCAGCACGCGGTACTTGCCTTCGAAACCGAGCGACAGGCACAGGTACATCAGCTCAAGCATCGGCAGGTGCTTGACCGGGTTGCGCGACAGGCGCTCAAGCAGCTGGAAGAACTTCTCGCCGCCGAAGGTCTCGTTGTGGAACGAGGACAGCAGGCTCATCTGCGACCATTCGCTCTCGTTGCCCCAGGGCGTGGTCACCACGGCCTCATCGACCACGGTGCACAGCACGTAACGCGCGGCCATCACCTGGCTGCTTTCCGCGCCTTCATGCAGGGCGCGGTGTTCGAACAGCTTGATGGCGCTGGACAGACGCTGGTTCAGCGCGTGCATGTCTTCACTGTCGAAGCTGTGCTTGAGGCGCACCACTTCCGAGAGCAGGGTGGCGGCGGCGGCCACCAGCGGGTTGAGGCTGATATTGAAGCTCTCCGCCGGGCGCAGGCGTGCGGCGTAGATCATGCGCTCTTCCAGTTGCTCGAATTTTGGCGGCGCGGCGAAGTCGGTCAGCGGGCTGTGCGCCGGGGCATCGCCCTTGCGGTTGAGGATGACGGTTTTGTCGTCCTGGCCGTATTCCATTTCCTTGGTCGTCATCATCAGTTCCTGATCGCCCAGAATTTCATCTCAAGTCCGGAGAACTCGCCGGACACGTGGAAAGCGAAGCCGCCTGAGCGTTCCAGCTGCGCCAGTTCTTCGGAGCCCAGTTCCAGGGCGAAATAGGTCTTGCCCGAGTGGAAGGGGATCTGCCGCGGTGCCACCGGCATGGGTTTGACCTTGATGCCGGGCAGGTGCAGGTTGACCAGTTGGCGAATCTGCTCCACCGGTCCGACCTTGAGGTGAGCGGGCAGGCGCTGGCGCAGCTCTTCCGAGTCGCACTGGGCGCTGGCGGCGAGGACGAAGGTGGAGGTGGCGAGCAGCTTGTGATCGTGCAGCGGCGATACCTGAATGCCGTACTGACGTTGCTGCAGGAGCATCTCGATGGCGTGCTGTTCCAGCACCATCGACAGCACCTGGCGGATCGCATCCATCAGTTTGCGGAAGCTCACGCCCTGGTCGCTGTGCAGGTAGCGGCTGTCCAGACGCGGGCGTTTGATCTCGCTGGAGAAGGTCGCCAGCTCGCCGAGCAGGCCGAGCAATTCGCGGTAGATCTGCTCCGGATGCACCTGCTCGATGCCGAGGTAATGGCGCAGCACCGGCTCGAAGCGGTTGATCAGTTGCAGCATCATAAAGTCGCCGACTTCCGCGCCGCCGACCTTGCCGGTGGCGCGAATGCGTTCGGCCAGAATGTCGCCCCGGTGGGCGAGCATGCTGATCACTTCCTTGAGGCAGCTGAGCAGGTAGCCGGACGCCTGGAAGTTGACGTAGGTCGGAATAAATTCCGGGTCGATGCTGATCACCCCGTCCGGGGTGGTGTCGAGCACGTCGCACAGCTGCAGTTTGACGTAGGCCTGGTCGCTCTGTTGCTCGCCGAGCAGCAGGCGGAAGTTCGGCCGGCCACAGCTGACCTGGCTGGCGGCGCTGTCGCCGGCGTTGGAGTCGGTCACTTCCTCATCAAAGGCAACAAAACGCGCGAGCACGTCCTGCTGCTCCGGGCGGCGGCTCTCGATATGGTTGCCGGTGACCAGCGGCAGCGCCAGGTACACCGGGGTGTTGCCGGTGTTTGGCGGTACGTCGAGAGCCAGCGGCTCGCGCTCGGCACCGATGTCGAACAGGGTGCCATCGGGCAGGATGCCGCTGGCCTTGCTCACCACCAGTTTGCCCATATTGAGAAACTGACGGTCGATCTCCAGCTCGAAAAACCCCCAGGCGTAGCTGTCGAGCTTCTGCGTGCGGGTTTTCAGCTGGTAGTCGTAGTAACGGTCGTTCTGCTGGAAGTGCTGCGGGCGCAGCAGCATGCCTTCCTGCCAGACCACTTTATGCATGGCCATGGCTTATTCCTCTTCCTTGCGGGTGTCGTCCTGGGTCTTGATGCCCAATGCATCGAGGGTCAGCACGCTGCTATTACGTTCCTTTTCCTGCAGTGGAATCACCACGCGCCAGTTGCTTTCCGGCAGGTCGCGGTAGGCCGCCAGCACGCCGACATAGCGGCTGCCCGGTTGTACCGAGAGCTTCATTTCGCGTTGCTCGCCGGGGCGCAGCTCCAGCTCTTCGAGCACCACCATATCCGGTGACAGGGCTTCTTTCGGGCGCTGATAGAGCGAGAAGAAATCGGCCGTTTCAAAGGCTACCGGGTGCTTCAGCTCGATCAGACGCAGGACGATTGGCGAAGGACGGCCATTGAGGTCCGGGTTGAGCTCATCGCTGCCGTTGAGGGTCAGGTCGAGCTTGGTCATATCCGAATAGGGCGAGAGTGCGGCGCAACCGGTGAGGCTGAGCAGGGCGGCCAACAGGGCCAGGCAGGTGAAACGGTGCATGGAGATCATCCTTGAACATCGGTGTTGAGGGTGGCGATCAGGCGAACCTGTTCTTCGTAGGTGTGGGCGAAGTCGCGGGCGAACAGGCGGTCGCTCCAGTCGTCGTTCTGCTTCCAGGCACTGTGCAAGCGACGGTAGGCGCGCCAGCGGCTGCCAGCGGTGGCGATCAGCGGCTTGCGGCCTTCACGCTCGAAACGCAGGCTCAGCTGTTCCGGCGACAGTTGCTCGAACATGCCTTTGACGGCCGCGCGGCTGGCGGCGAGTAGCGCCACCTGGTGCGCTTGCAGGTCACGGAAGCTGCGGCTGATGGTCTGCTCGGCGCTCAGTTGCCCGGCCTTGCCGCCACGCAGCAGGGCGCTCAGCGCTTCGCTGCTGTCGGCGGTGTGCTTGAGCGGGTTATTGCCGGCGCTTTGCACGGTGGTCAGGGCCAGACGCAGTTCGTTCTTCAGCTCGCTGCGGGTGCGCAGACTTTGCTGCAGGCTGCCGATGCTCTGCTTGAGCAGCTTGGCGCTGTGAATGGCCAGGGCTTCGCGGGCATCGTCATCGAGGTCATCCAGCTTGACCCCGAGGGCCTCGGAGAATTTTTCCCAGAAGGTCGGCGGCAGACGCACCGGTTCCGGTGCACGCTTGGGCTGCGGTTCAGGCGTGGGCATGACCAACGCCGGCACCAGCAGGTTTTCTTCATCAATCTGCGCATAGTCGCGCTGCTGAGCCTGCACGTTATGCGGGCGCAGAATCGCCGTCAGGTCATCGACCTCGGCATACACGCGCTCCTGCTGGTCGATGGCGGTCAGCGGGTCGAGGTCGAGAAAGGCATCGTCCGGGATGATGCTGCCGGCCGGCTGGGCACGGCCGATATCGCCGGCAAACATGGCCGGGTCCTGAATCAGCCGCGCGCGCAGCTCGAAATCGCCAAAGCAATACACGCTGCCATGCTCAATGCGCTGGGCCTCGCCCTTGCGCAGGCTGGCACCGCTGTCTTTCAACTGAATGCCATTGCTGCTGGTGTCGGTCAGGTAGAAGGCACCATTGCGATAGCTCACCTCGGCATGTCGACTGGACAGCACACGTTTGCGATCCGGAATCACCCAGTCGCATTCCTCCGCCCGACCAATAATGCCGCCAGCCTGCTTGAAGGTTTTGGTGGTCAATAGACCTGGCACGAACTGCTGTGCACTGACCACATCGAAGACCAGTTCCATGGTTGTTAGCTCCTTGCGGTCAGTTGCCGCGTTTCACTGCTTGCGGTTCGCCGAGTGGGCGGTATTCGTCATCGTTGAACTTGTAATTGCCGCTGCAGGCGGTGAGGCACAGGGCTAGGGCGAGCAGGGCGGTTGGGTAATAACGTTTCAGCATCAGTTGCTCTTCTCTTTTAAGTGCGAAAGGTGGGTAAGCAGATATCAGGCATGGTCTTCGCCGGACCAATACCAAAGCGTCGCGCCCCAATTGGAGTCATCAATGGCAGGCATGATTTCGCCCTGCCGGAAATGACGACGAGAGTTGGGCTGGGCGGGAGTAAACCAGAAGCCTTCGTGCGAGCAGGGTTGCCCGGCGAGAATGCTCGATGGCATGTCTTTTCCGCTTTCTTGGTCGAAGCGGGCATACCAGCGGAGAGTACTTTCCTGATCGAAGCAGTCGCCGTAGGGGGAATAGCTGTGCAACTGATCGGGGTTTGGAATGCGTACCGGCTTGACCACCTTATTGACTGCAACGTAGGCCACTGGGAGGCCATCTTCGGAGGCTCCCAGCTCTGGATACTGCCCGGCACGAATGATGAGACCGTTGTTGTAGGGCTGAATCTGGATATCGCCGCGGCCGCTTAATGCATGGTAGATGGCACTTTCGCCACCCAAGCGTTCGACGTAGGTATTACCTAGCACGGTGAACCAGTTAACACCTTTTATGTGTTTCTGAAGCCCTAACGTGTCGGCAAAAGGTGCGGAGTCGACCATCAGGCCGGAGTACTGCTGTGCCAGTTGATATTCTGTTGGCATATAACTGTCGTAATCATTGGGTAGGGAGCTAGAAAGACCACCATATCCATGCTCCGCGTTAACTTGACTACACAAATAGGTTATCCATTGCTGGTACCTATCAAAAAAATCTTCTTTATCAAGACAGAACCAAGGAAAGCTTACCTTTATATATGAAAGTATTTTATCGCCATGAACCTCAAATGAATTCATGGCAGATATGCAATAAGCTGGAGCGTCACTAACGCCATTGGAACTGCTCAAGCTCCAGTAATATTGCTCGTTCGGTTCAGTTGCGAGTATTTGCTCAATTGTTTTTTTGAAATTGGTATCAGTTAGTTTTTTGTCGCGTTTATAGACTTGCCATTTAAGATGAAATTTAAAATCTTCATAAAAGCGCTCGAAGCACTCCATCACCTTTTGCTTGCTTTCAGTTGTATATCCCTCCTTGAAGTAAAGAGTGATGATCAACCCAAGCTTGACCACCGATGTGCCGTCTGGAAGTTCAAATTCCAAGTTCGGAGCCTGCTCTTTTAATTTATCTAATGTACTCATTGGATATCTCTCAACCTGCGGTCAGGGCGCCGGCAGCTGCGCCTGCCCCCAAAATACTGGCCAACCAGGCCCATGACAGTTGTGCCAGACGAACCAAAACAAGAAGTCCAGAAATGATTGCCGCAGGAACACCTGCAGCGACTAAAGCTCCGGCAATCACAAAAGCCACTACCACTGTGCCAACGGCAATGCCGACATTGATCAGTACTTGCATCCAGTCGATCTTGCCGAGCAACCTTGTGGGGTCTGCGGTTGTATAACAGCCATTCATTCGCCCTCCGCGTTGGCGTTTTTGTAGTCCAGGGTCATGTCTTTGGGGGCTTTTTCACCGGCAAGGAACAGCGGCTCCTGCTGTTCGACTTGGCGCTGCGGGGTTAATAATTCGACTTCGGTGGGCTCTGCACTGTGGGTCAGGAAGGTTTTGCCTTCGTGGTCTGAGTACCCAGCTTGGCGTGAGCCATCTGCGCGTTTGAGGGTGTATGGAACGCCAACCAATGGTTCCCCGGTTTCTTCATCAAGGAGCACATAACGGGCGCGATGGCTGCGGTGCGCACGCTCCAACAGATTGCCCGCTTTATCCGCATCCGCCGCGCCCGGAATAGTGGGCGACAGAATCGCGATGCCTGAGCCTTTGCCCGGGCCACCCCCCGAGTTGATCTTGACCGTCGCACCGCTAAGCGTGACGCCGCCCGGATCAAGCTTGAGGAAGCTGCCGCCACCCGAGGCGGTGAGTTCCATGCCGGCGTCGATCACTACTTTGCTGCCGGCGTAGTAGTGGATTTCGTTGCCGGCTTCGACGAACTGGCCGACGCCGACTTTCACATGCTGTTTCTGCCCGACGGTGAGGTGGTCGTTGCTGCGGGTTTCCACCTTGCGGTCGGCGTGGGTGGTGCGGTGTTCTTCGGCGAGAAACTGGCTGTAGCTATTGGCTTCGACGGTGTCGTGGCGCTCGTTGCCGACGCGGATTTTCTGGTCGTGTTCGATGTTTTCGTCCCAGTCGCGCTGGGCGTGCAGGTAGATCTGTTCGACGCCTTTCTTGTCTTCGATGCGCAGCTCGTTGTAGCCACCACCGCCTGGGCTGCTCAAGGTTTTGAACAGGCTGCGGGTCTTGTTCGCCGGCAGCGCGTAGGGCACGACGTGGGCGGCGTGGTACAGGCAGCCGGTGACCAGCGGCTGGTCGGGATCGCCTTCGAGGAAGGTCACCAGCACTTCCATGCCGATGCGCGGGATGGCGATAGCGCCGTAGCCATCGCCGGCCCAGCTGGAGGACACGCGCAGCCAGCAGCTGGTTTTATCGTTCGCTTGGCCTTCGCGGTCCCAATGAAATTGCACTTTGACGCGGCCGTAAGGGTCGCAGTGGATCTCTTCACCCGCAGGACCGGTGACCACGGCAGTCTGGCTGCCGAGCACCTTGGGTTTCGGGTGCTTCAGCGCTGGGCGATGCAGCACATCCCAGGGCGTGGCGCTGAAGCGGTTGCGGTAGCCCTGCTGGAAACCATCTTTGTTGTGGGTGTCGCTGGTGATGGACTCTTCCAGCACTTGCGGCTGTTTGCCTTCGTGGTGGATTTCCGTCAGCAGCCAGAGTTGGTTCCAGTCCTTACGCGGATGCGCGCTTAGGTTGAGAAAGTGGCCGCTGACCAGCAGCGGCTGATCGCTTTCACCGTTGGCCAGTTCATAGTCGCTGCGGTGGCGTTCCAGGTTGCGTTTGGCCAGGTGCTTACCGTGCTCGCGCTCGACAAAACGACCGGGGTAGTCGTAGTCCTCGAGGTCGGGCTGGAACTCGCTGTTGAAGGCCGCTTCCATCAGCAGTTTGGGTTTTTCGAAGTTGTAGTCGCGGCGGGTGACGCGGTTGCTGCGGGTTTCCAGGCGCAGGGCGAAGCGCTTGATCACCGGCTCGTCGGCGACCAGGCCGCTGTCCTGCTGGTACGCAGTGGGCGCCAGTTTCGGGAACACCGTCTGGTCATCGCCGAAGACCAGCACATGGCCTTGTTCGCTGTGCTGGAAGTGGTAGTGAATGCCTTCTTCCTCGCACAGGCGCTGGATAAAGTGCAGGTCGCTTTCGTCGTACTGCACGCAGTATTCGCGCTCCGGGTAGACGCTGGGGCCGAACTGGAATGTGTAGGCATTGCGCTGAATGCCGTGCTCTTCGAGCACCTGGCTGATGATCTTTTCCACGCTCAGGTGCTGGAAGATGCGCTGATTGATGCGGTGCGCCAGGTAAGCCAGCTGCGGGCGCAGGGTGATGTGGTAGCGGGTCATGCGCTTGCCGGAATCACCCTGGGCGACGCGGTAGACCAGGCCATGCACTCCCCCACCATCTGGGGTAAAGGCAAGAAATGCGGGCTGGTGCAGCAGGCTTTCCAGATCGAGATCGGGGCGCTCGCTGATCAGTTCCAGCTCGAATACGAACGGCTGGCTGATGGCTTCACGGCCGGTAAATTCGAGCACCTGCAAGTCGTGGCTGAGGCCCGCCATGCTCAGGTTGAAGCGTTGCGGCGTCAGCGCCGTTGCTCGGCGGGTGGCTTGGCTGCTCAGTGCACTGATGGCTGTCGTTGCGCCGAGGCCGGCACTGGCAAGCGGGGTAAGCGCAGTGGCGGGCGGCAGGCTGATAACCCGAGGTGCTACGTGAGTCTCGGGGGAAACGGCGAAGAGAAAGTTACGGCAGAACACGCAATGAATTTCATCGTACTGCAGGCCGTGTTTGTTCAGCTCACTGAAGACATCGCTCAAGGCGATGGTGCTGTTTTGTAGCAATAAGGCCGGATGCTTGCGGTTGCGCACCGTGAGGATATCGGTGCCGACAATTTTGACCGAGTAGGCAATGCTCGAGTAATGGTCATCACTGTATTTGGAGACGAGGTAGTTGCGGGTGGATTCTCCCGGGCCTTTCTGTTCGTGTGGCTTCACTTCGCCGCGCATGACGCTGGCCAAGCCGGGGTCTTCCAAGGTCTTGCCATCGGGCCCGTAGAACACCAGCGATGTATTGGCCGGCACGTTGAGG harbors:
- a CDS encoding type VI secretion system tip protein VgrG gives rise to the protein MAGLSHDLQVLEFTGREAISQPFVFELELISERPDLDLESLLHQPAFLAFTPDGGGVHGLVYRVAQGDSGKRMTRYHITLRPQLAYLAHRINQRIFQHLSVEKIISQVLEEHGIQRNAYTFQFGPSVYPEREYCVQYDESDLHFIQRLCEEEGIHYHFQHSEQGHVLVFGDDQTVFPKLAPTAYQQDSGLVADEPVIKRFALRLETRSNRVTRRDYNFEKPKLLMEAAFNSEFQPDLEDYDYPGRFVEREHGKHLAKRNLERHRSDYELANGESDQPLLVSGHFLNLSAHPRKDWNQLWLLTEIHHEGKQPQVLEESITSDTHNKDGFQQGYRNRFSATPWDVLHRPALKHPKPKVLGSQTAVVTGPAGEEIHCDPYGRVKVQFHWDREGQANDKTSCWLRVSSSWAGDGYGAIAIPRIGMEVLVTFLEGDPDQPLVTGCLYHAAHVVPYALPANKTRSLFKTLSSPGGGGYNELRIEDKKGVEQIYLHAQRDWDENIEHDQKIRVGNERHDTVEANSYSQFLAEEHRTTHADRKVETRSNDHLTVGQKQHVKVGVGQFVEAGNEIHYYAGSKVVIDAGMELTASGGGSFLKLDPGGVTLSGATVKINSGGGPGKGSGIAILSPTIPGAADADKAGNLLERAHRSHRARYVLLDEETGEPLVGVPYTLKRADGSRQAGYSDHEGKTFLTHSAEPTEVELLTPQRQVEQQEPLFLAGEKAPKDMTLDYKNANAEGE
- the icmH gene encoding type IVB secretion system protein IcmH/DotU, with translation MTTKEMEYGQDDKTVILNRKGDAPAHSPLTDFAAPPKFEQLEERMIYAARLRPAESFNISLNPLVAAAATLLSEVVRLKHSFDSEDMHALNQRLSSAIKLFEHRALHEGAESSQVMAARYVLCTVVDEAVVTTPWGNESEWSQMSLLSSFHNETFGGEKFFQLLERLSRNPVKHLPMLELMYLCLSLGFEGKYRVLPRGMLELEAVRDSLYRQIRQLRGDVPREVSPHWQGLKDTRRRLVRIVPWWLVALFTVVCLVVMYSGFAWVLGEQRETILQPYAQLDPSSGAFMDETK
- a CDS encoding type VI immunity family protein, translating into MSTLDKLKEQAPNLEFELPDGTSVVKLGLIITLYFKEGYTTESKQKVMECFERFYEDFKFHLKWQVYKRDKKLTDTNFKKTIEQILATEPNEQYYWSLSSSNGVSDAPAYCISAMNSFEVHGDKILSYIKVSFPWFCLDKEDFFDRYQQWITYLCSQVNAEHGYGGLSSSLPNDYDSYMPTEYQLAQQYSGLMVDSAPFADTLGLQKHIKGVNWFTVLGNTYVERLGGESAIYHALSGRGDIQIQPYNNGLIIRAGQYPELGASEDGLPVAYVAVNKVVKPVRIPNPDQLHSYSPYGDCFDQESTLRWYARFDQESGKDMPSSILAGQPCSHEGFWFTPAQPNSRRHFRQGEIMPAIDDSNWGATLWYWSGEDHA
- the tagH gene encoding type VI secretion system-associated FHA domain protein TagH, producing MELVFDVVSAQQFVPGLLTTKTFKQAGGIIGRAEECDWVIPDRKRVLSSRHAEVSYRNGAFYLTDTSSNGIQLKDSGASLRKGEAQRIEHGSVYCFGDFELRARLIQDPAMFAGDIGRAQPAGSIIPDDAFLDLDPLTAIDQQERVYAEVDDLTAILRPHNVQAQQRDYAQIDEENLLVPALVMPTPEPQPKRAPEPVRLPPTFWEKFSEALGVKLDDLDDDAREALAIHSAKLLKQSIGSLQQSLRTRSELKNELRLALTTVQSAGNNPLKHTADSSEALSALLRGGKAGQLSAEQTISRSFRDLQAHQVALLAASRAAVKGMFEQLSPEQLSLRFEREGRKPLIATAGSRWRAYRRLHSAWKQNDDWSDRLFARDFAHTYEEQVRLIATLNTDVQG
- the tssJ gene encoding type VI secretion system lipoprotein TssJ encodes the protein MHRFTCLALLAALLSLTGCAALSPYSDMTKLDLTLNGSDELNPDLNGRPSPIVLRLIELKHPVAFETADFFSLYQRPKEALSPDMVVLEELELRPGEQREMKLSVQPGSRYVGVLAAYRDLPESNWRVVIPLQEKERNSSVLTLDALGIKTQDDTRKEEE
- a CDS encoding type VI secretion protein, which gives rise to MLKRYYPTALLALALCLTACSGNYKFNDDEYRPLGEPQAVKRGN
- the tssK gene encoding type VI secretion system baseplate subunit TssK, with amino-acid sequence MAMHKVVWQEGMLLRPQHFQQNDRYYDYQLKTRTQKLDSYAWGFFELEIDRQFLNMGKLVVSKASGILPDGTLFDIGAEREPLALDVPPNTGNTPVYLALPLVTGNHIESRRPEQQDVLARFVAFDEEVTDSNAGDSAASQVSCGRPNFRLLLGEQQSDQAYVKLQLCDVLDTTPDGVISIDPEFIPTYVNFQASGYLLSCLKEVISMLAHRGDILAERIRATGKVGGAEVGDFMMLQLINRFEPVLRHYLGIEQVHPEQIYRELLGLLGELATFSSEIKRPRLDSRYLHSDQGVSFRKLMDAIRQVLSMVLEQHAIEMLLQQRQYGIQVSPLHDHKLLATSTFVLAASAQCDSEELRQRLPAHLKVGPVEQIRQLVNLHLPGIKVKPMPVAPRQIPFHSGKTYFALELGSEELAQLERSGGFAFHVSGEFSGLEMKFWAIRN